Part of the Labilithrix sp. genome, CGTCGGTCACGACGTTCGGACGGACCGTGCGGCCGAAGCCGACCGAGGTGACGCGCTGCCCCTGGCGGAGGCCGTCGGGCACGAGGATCGGGACGACGGGCGTGGTCCTGTCGACGCCGAGGACGCGGATCATCGCGACGTCGTAGGGCGACGTCGTCGCGCCGTTGTACTGCGGGTGCACGGTGTGATCGATGTACGCGTACGTGATGATCTTCGCGGCCTCGGTGCGATCGGAGCCCTGGATGACGGACACCGTCGAGGCGCCCCGTACGCAGTGCGCCGCCGTCATCACGTAGCCGACCTTCGTCGCCGGGTTGACCTGGACGATCGTGCCCGTGCACGACGAGTACGTGTTGGCGCCGCTGCTCTGCGGCCGCGTGATCGTGAGCGCGACGACGGCGGGGTGCCCGGTGTCGCGGACGCCGTTGATGATCGCGGCCTCGTCCTCGCCGAGCGGCGGGTCCACGACGTCGTCACCGACTCCGCGCGAGGTGGCGATCGAGCATGCGACCGCGAGCGGAACTGCAAGAAGCGCCAAGGCTTTCGCCGAACGGAGGGGGCTCATGAGGGCCTGTCCCCTTGGCGCACGAGACCGCGTTGCGCCAGCACTGGAACCGATTGAGACGCAGTCGGGAGGTCGGTGTGACGCAAGGCGTCATTGGCGCGTTAGACCTTGGGGCTCGGGAAGAAATCTATTAGGTAGCTCGTTCGCGGCGGGCCCAGCGGAAATCTCCGAGGGGCTCGTGACTTGAACTTGAGACGGAGGATTCAGTGTCCACCGACGTGATGATCTATGCGAGCGGCCTGACCAAGCGGTACGGCGCCTACAAGGCGCTCGACGACGTCAGCTTCGAGGTCAACAAGGGTGAGGTCGTTGGATTCCTCGGGCCGAACGGCGCCGGGAAGTCGACGACGATGCGCATCCTCACCTGCTTCATCTCGCCCACCGGCGGGATGGCGAAGGTCCGCGGTCACGACGTCTTCGACGACACCCTCGCGGTGCGGGCGAGCCTCGGGTACCTCCCGCAGCGCGCCCCGCTCTACTTGGAGATGACCGTCTTCGAGTACCTCGAGTTCGCGGCGCGCATCCGCAACATCGACGCGAGCAAGTTCAAGGCGCGCGCGCGCAGCGTCGTCGAGATCTGCGGCCTGGCGCAGTCGCTCTCGAAGGAGATTCGCCAGCTCTCGCACGGCTACCGGCAGCGCGTCGGCCTCGCGCAGGCGCTCATCCACGACCCGCCGATCCTCATCCTCGACGAGCCGACCTCGGACCTCGACCCGAACGAGCGCACCGAGTTCCTCAACTACCTGAAGCAGATCGGCAAGGACCGCACCGTCCTCCTCAGCACCCACAACCTCAAGGAGGTCGAGGCCGCCTGCGCGCGCGCTATCATCGTGTCGCGCGGCCGCGTCGTCGCCGACGGTCCGCTCGACGAGATCCGCGCCAAGAGCGGCCGCGTCCGCTACGTCGTGTCGATCCAGGAGTCGACCGGCGACTCGCCGTACCGCGGCAAGGGCGCGCTCCCGAAGCAGTCCGAGGTCGAGACCGCGCTGAACGGCCTCTCCGGCGTGAAGAAGGTGAGCGAGCTCCCGACCGACGAGCGCGCGCACTCGTACGAGCTCTCCGGCGAGGACGGGACCGATCTCCGCCCGGAGCTCTTCCGCCTCATCGCCGACAAGGGGTGGGTGCTCCTCGAGCTCCACCGCGACACGCAGACCCTCGAAGACGTCTTCCGCCACCTCACGATCGGTGACGAGCGGCGCAACCGCCAGCTCGGCGCGGCCAAGGACGA contains:
- a CDS encoding ATP-binding cassette domain-containing protein gives rise to the protein MIYASGLTKRYGAYKALDDVSFEVNKGEVVGFLGPNGAGKSTTMRILTCFISPTGGMAKVRGHDVFDDTLAVRASLGYLPQRAPLYLEMTVFEYLEFAARIRNIDASKFKARARSVVEICGLAQSLSKEIRQLSHGYRQRVGLAQALIHDPPILILDEPTSDLDPNERTEFLNYLKQIGKDRTVLLSTHNLKEVEAACARAIIVSRGRVVADGPLDEIRAKSGRVRYVVSIQESTGDSPYRGKGALPKQSEVETALNGLSGVKKVSELPTDERAHSYELSGEDGTDLRPELFRLIADKGWVLLELHRDTQTLEDVFRHLTIGDERRNRQLGAAKDERNAREEEEEEEDDEDEDEEDEDSEDEDEK